The following proteins come from a genomic window of Pelmatolapia mariae isolate MD_Pm_ZW linkage group LG17, Pm_UMD_F_2, whole genome shotgun sequence:
- the LOC134646692 gene encoding NXPE family member 3-like — MVYVTDILETPTSFKFHNKVNNTKIIHPPTISNVTPPAGMWYNFCKLKPLSPKEAFEEDLLLQSIAWPDTPPLQSLSLRKSSDPAHSTFTILGRMGGGQWQIGDKMEVIIKMYDFQGRPKNCGGDVIVARLHNPTLGAGVAGKVVDHLNGSYSAVFSLLWEGSAEVEVILVHPSEAVTVLGRLTREQPDRVFFESQFRSGRVSETTTCNVCLRPSRQPVCNYTELHTGQQWFCYKPKKLSCDARISHSKGGFTQNITVMENKLFQSGVNLKVSIQASGLANITVLQQKKGQISRQPEVSLESGPSGYYYQGVWRALGGTTVWQFNTSSAITQCLRGKVIKMYGDSTIRQWFEYFNGALSGLKEFNLHSPKQIGPFIALDYPNNIFLTYRCHGPPIRFMNVPISELHYIANELDNVIGGSNTVVVIGIWSHFSTFPIEVYIRRLQSIRRAVVRLLSRAPETVVVIRTANPKALNLYETLTNSDWYSLQRDKVLRAMFKGLNVHLVDAWEMVVAYNLPHSLHPQPPIIKNMINVLLSYICPQKGG; from the exons ATGGTATATGTCACGGACATTCTGGAG ACTCCCACAAGTTTCAAGTTTCACAATAAAGTGAACAACACCAaaatcatccatccacccaccatTTCCAATGTTACTCCACCTGCTGGCATGTGGTACAACTTCTGCAAGCTAAAACCACTCTCCCCTAAGGAAGCCTTTGAAGAAGACCTCTTGCTACAGTCCATTGCTTGGCCTGACACTCCACCTTTACAATCTCTTTCCCTGAGAAAGTCCAGTGACCCAGCCCACAGCACCTTCACCATTCTCGGAAGGATGGGAGGAGGACAGTGGCAAATAGGGGATAAGATGGAGgttattattaaaatgtatgATTTCCAGGGTCGTCCAAAGAACTGTGGGGGAGACGTCATAGTCGCTCGCCTACACAACCCAACTCTTGGTGCAGGTGTAGCAGGGAAAGTAGTGGATCATCTCAATGGCTCCTACTCTGCCGTATTCTCTTTACTCTGGGAAGGAAGTGCAGAGGTTGAG GTAATACTGGTTCACCCCAGTGAGGCAGTCACAGTGCTGGGCAGACTCACCAGAGAACAGCCGGATAGAGTTTTTTTCGAAAGCCAGTTCCGCTCAGGGAGGGTCAGTGAAACTACAACCTGTAATGTATGTTTGCGTCCATCCCGGCAGCCTGTGTGCAACTACACTGAGCTGCATACAGGTCAGCAGTGGTTCTGCTACAAGCCAAAGAAGCTCAGTTGTGATGCCAGGATCAGTCACTCCAAGGGGGGATTTACACAAAACATCACCGtcatggagaacaagctgttTCAAAG TGGTGTCAACTTAAAAGTCTCCATCCAAGCTTCAGGACTTGCTAACATCACTGTATTGCAGCAAAAGAAAG GTCAGATCTCAAGGCAGCCAGAGGTGAGTCTGGAATCTGGTCCCTCTGGCTATTACTACCAGGGTGTGTGGCGAGCTTTAGGTGGCACCACAGTTTGGCAGTTTAACACTTCCTCAGCCATTACTCAGTGTCTGAGAGGAAAGGTGATTAAAATGTACGGAGACTCCACCATCAGGCAGTGGTTTGAATACTTTAATGGAGCACTATCAG GTCTCAAGGAGTTTAACCTACATAGCCCTAAGCAAATTGGACCTTTTATTGCCCTGGACTACCCAAATAACATCTTCCTGACGTACCGTTGCCATGGTCCTCCTATCCGGTTTATGAATGTCCCTATCAGCGAGCTCCATTATATTGCCAATGAGCTAGACAATGTGATTGGAGGCAGCAACACCGTTGTAGTTATTGGCATTTGGTCACACTTCAGCACTTTCCCCATTGAAGTCTACATCCGACGGCTGCAGAGCATCCGCAGGGCAGTGGTGCGCCTGTTGTCCAGGGCTCCAGAAACAGTGGTTGTCATTAGGACTGCAAATCCCAAAGCTTTGAACCTCTATGAGACACTTACTAATAGTGACTGGTACTCACTGCAGAGGGACAAGGTGCTCAGGGCCATGTTCAAAGGATTGAATGTCCATCTGGTGGATGCCTGGGAGATGGTTGTGGCCTACAACCTGCCACACAGCCTCCACCCACAACCTCCCATTATCAAGAACATGATTAATGTTCTCTTGTCCTATATATGCCCTCAAAAGGGTGgctag